Proteins encoded within one genomic window of Fragaria vesca subsp. vesca linkage group LG1, FraVesHawaii_1.0, whole genome shotgun sequence:
- the LOC101306952 gene encoding transcription initiation factor IIA subunit 2-like: MATFELYRRSTIGMCLTETLDEMVQNGTLSPELAIQVLVQFDKSMTEALETQVKSKVSIKGHLHTYRFCDNVWTFILQDALFKNEDSQENVGRVKIVACDSKLLSQ, translated from the exons ATGGCGACGTTTGAGCTATACAGGAGGTCGACGATCGGAATGTGTTTGACTGAGACTTTGGACGAGATGGTTCAGAACGGGACTCTCAGTCCTGAGCTCGCAATTCAGGTTCTTGTTCAGTTCGATAAG TCTATGACTGAAGCTCTCGAAACCCAGGTGAAGAGCAAGGTCTCCATCAAG GGACATCTGCACACCTACAGATTCTGTGACAATGTTTGGACCTTCATCTTACAGGATGCTTTGTTTAAGAATGAGGATAGTCAGGAAAATGTTGGGCGTGTTAAAATAGTGGCATGTGACTCAAAGCTGCTCTCACAATGA